Genomic segment of Dromiciops gliroides isolate mDroGli1 chromosome 3, mDroGli1.pri, whole genome shotgun sequence:
CCCAAAGTATGGGCTGCctttgggaggtagtgagctctctgtctctggaggtcttcaagcagagatgAAATTGGTCACTTACTTGCCAAAGGTGATGCAGATGGGGTTTCTGTTTAGGTAGGGGTTACCCTCTGAGGTCCCCTTCTATAGTTTTCAGAGGATTGAGGgtgggaagggacttcagagatccgTGAGTTCAACCCCTGcccttatttttttaaggataagaaaactgagatgaaGGGTAAGGGAAGTGAATTGTCTAAGGACGCAGAGAAGTAACAGAGccgggattcaaacccaggtccttggactccaaacAACAGCCCAAAAGTCCTTGATTTTCAGGTTCTAGGACTTGCGGTTCTAGACCCAGGAGCTAGGGCAGGcgggagggagaaggaggcacCCATTCTCTGGGTCCCCTTCTCCAGGAAGGGACAGCCGGGGTCCCCGGAGGTCCCTGCGCTCCCCCGGCTCcagcccccacctccccaccctccGCCCaatcccccctctccccacccgcCCCCGCCCATGGGGCAGGACTAACATGGCGTTCCTGGCTGTGACCGAGCTGAGCAGGGGGCTGGGGACCATTCCACAGGCCgagcaggggaggaggaggaggctggcACAGGGGAGCCGCTGCGGGCTTGGGGGCACAGACACAGGGAAGGAGAGGGACAGACGGACGGAAAACCAGGGAGAGACGGAGGCAGAGCCAGCCCCggagtggtggggaggggaagggcagacgAGAAAAAGAGAGAGCCCGGTTAGTGTGGGCGGGCGGGGCCTCGGCCCTGGTCGCCACCATTGCTGCCTTTAAGGTGTgcaaaagcaccagccttgaagaAGCCCAGGGAGGTGGGCGGTACAGAGCGCCgttggccccattttacagatgaggagactgaggctaagagaagggaagtggcttgcccaaggcctCCTAGCTCAAATCTTTGGGAAGTAAGATCTGAACCTTCTAATCTCAAGTCTGGAGCCCTTTCCCTTACACTTGTTGGGGTGATTGCTTCATTCCTCTTGCCCTCttgaactgtgtgtgtgtgtgtgtgtgtgtgtgtgtgtgtgtgtgtgtgtgtgtgtgtgtgtgagtgtgtgtatccAAGGCCCTGGGTCCTAAGGTGTGGGGGAGACTCTTCACGGCTCGGGTCCCCTGGGGACACCCCTCAATACCCCCTAATGCCAGGAGTAGGAGTCACCAAGTCCCCAAGGGCTTGGGCAGGGGACAGGACCCAGAGTTCCCACAGTTGTGGGCAGGAGAGGACAGGGCCCAGGACCCCCAGGTCTAGCTTACGCAGCTCGTTGCTTCTTAGACTTGTCCGAAATTCCATCCCGGGTCATGAGCTTGTTGAAAACGATTATTCCGATGAGCATGTTCACCTGAGAAATGGCggggaggaagagggaacggAGGGTATCACAAAGTGCCCTCCACGCTGGGGGCCATGAAGTGGGTGACAACAGAGATCAATTCCCTCCCAAGACCAACAGCGAGCCCTGCTGGGATGGGGCCACGCTGTCTGAAAGCAGAGGGACGGTCAAGCTGACCCTGCCAGGCCCCTCCACCCCAGAGTGCCCCCAAAGCCCCGCCCAAGGACTCCGGAGAGAACCGGAGGCAGGGAACACCTACCAGGACGATGACCGCTGCAGGACCCACGAAGGCATAGAGAAGGCCCCCCTCCAGGGAGAGCCAGCAGCTGTGACACAGAACATAGACTGTCAGACGTGGAAAGGACCCTAGTACACAGGATGGCACttcagaaggaccttagagatcaccaaaTCTAACCCCCCACATTTTACATATaggtaaactgaggcttagggagatGGAGCTCCTCACACCCACCCTCCCCCATATCCCATTCTGATCCCCACTGAGCCAAACTGCCCCAGGTGACCAGCCCCATCCATGTCCTATTACCCATCGCATCCCATCACTCAGAATGAGCGCCGATTTCTCATCCGTATGGTATTTCATACGTCTCAAAGCTTTTAGCTACTATCGTAAAACCTGATGACCAGGAGTGGTCTTAGAGACGAAGTCTACCACCCTCATTGTACATCAGGGGAACCTGaggcatggagaagggaagagacttgccccaggtcacacagggagcACCAGGAAAATTTGTAACCCAAGCCTTGCCGGTTCCTGGGCCAGAGCTCCCCTCCGCTCTTGGAACCCCTGGTTTCCTTGAAGCCTCCGGTCAAGTGTCACCTCCATGCggcctttcctgacccccccccaaagaggCTCTGACTGTCCCTCCCAAGCTCCCTTGTCTTTGTTTTGTCCCCATTTGGGTACATGTCTCCTCTCCTAGACTTaagctccctgggggcagggtctgcttccttctttgtatccctagcacttagtggGGTATCTAGCATAGACTGGTGCTTCATAAATGATTCCTCTCTTCACTGCTCCCCCAAAGAACCAGAGACCTCACACCTgcgcccccaccccagccccggGTTCAAGCATCATCCCCCCTCCTCTGAGCAGCTCACGTACTAGCTGGCTGTGCCGTAGCCTTTTGTTCGGGTGAAGCCAACTGACACAGCCACCACCAGGGCCGGCAAAcctgggggaagagagaggtcaggaagcaggacagaggaggggagggaaggagggaggccagcaggggttgggggggaggccAGGGTCCTCCTCCCGTCTCCGggcatagagagagacagaatgttAGTGATCCTGTGGTCATGGGAGCAGAGTTAGACCTGAAAGGAATCTCAGGGTCATCTgacccaaccccttcattttacagatggggaaactgaggcaaggggaGAAGAACTTGTCTGAGGAGATAACAAAGAGTTTGCAGGAGAGCTAGCCCGGTGGGGTGACTCCCACAGCCCCTCCTGCTCTCCTTCTAGTCTAACCCCAagccccctcacacacacacacacacacacacacatagacacacccCAGGCCCAGGGACTGGGAGGATAACAATGGCCACAAGTGCCCATCACAAGACTTCCAGCCCAGGCACCTTCTCCAGATCTCATTCTGACCAAATGGGGCAACTCAGCACCCCCCACCTGCCTGCCTGGCCTTGCCTTCTCTTGTGCTCTTGGAGGTCCCAGCAAAGCGGACCCAGAGCCCCAGAGGACCCTGGGAGACCACCTAATCCGACCTTCTTATTTCATGGGGGAGGAAACAGGGCCCCGAGCGAAGCATTTGTCCAGGGAAGACAACCCCTCCACCCTGGCCCCACTCACCCCATCCCAGGCACAGGAAGCGTTTGCGCACGAGGCGCGTGCGGATGCGGCCAATGACGGAAAGGTAGGATTGCCAGGCCTCGGTGAGCACCCagcagaaggaggagaggaagaagaagtgaAGGAATGCTGCTGTCATGGTGCAGACACCCTGAAACAGGAGGGAGGTGCCCGTTTCCCCCAGCTGGTCCCTCTCTCCATGGAGAGGGGAGCCCACTCTGCTGCCACTGGCCACCCTCAACCTCATCAAGTCCGTTTTCCTTCATTTAACcctcagggaaactgaggttgagggagGCTAGACAACTGGCCCAAGGCCCCAAAGCCAGTAGGTGCGGGAGACAAGATCTGGAAACCAGGTCTCTCTCGATTCCAGAAACCTTGCCACTTAGAGGTAGCTGGCtacaagtcaggatttgaacccagaaccctTGATTCCCAATCTAATGTTCTTCAGGCATCCCTGTGCTGCCTGTCCTTGTCTCCAGGTGTGCCTCAAACACAGCAGGCATTACCTGGCCCCGGCTTCAGGGTCCTGGGGAGCATGAGGGTGCTGGGGCCCCTTGTGTTAGCTGGGCaccatccttccccttcccagcaGCACCAGAGCCTCCCAGAGCACCCCCAACTTCCAGCGCCCACACACAGCACGACACAGGCCCGGTGACACGCACAGGCAgccaggaggggaggagaggccaCCCACGCTTAGACGCAGCTCCAGGGACAGACACAGACCCAAAGCCTCGGCTGTCACGGGGACAGAGTGGGGCGCATCCTTCCCCACAAACAGGGGCAAGCACGCCTCTACTAAGCAgtgtgtagacacacacacacgcacaccccgACATGTCCCCCCCACGTGTATGCAGAGAGACCAGCAGATGAGCACTTTGCCCCAGCTCCCATGTACCCCTGAGGCCTCCGACACCTGCCTTGCTCAGAATCTGGGACTGTCCCACCAGGATGAGCACGTTGGAAGCCAGGATGGAGACGCAAAAATTCAGGAGGATGATGGAGCGTTCAGACTTGATGAATCTGGGGGGCAGAAGAGGCATGGGAAGAGGCACCCACTCCTGAGGGGCTGGGTGGGAACAGAGGTGGTCGCCACATGGCCCCAGGGCACACTTGGAGAGGTCCTGGCAGTCCCCAACAGCACTCACATCCCTACTGTACTCTCTCTGTAGGGCCTTCTCTACAGCAACCCTGTATGTGGCCCAGGCATAGTgatgcccatttcacagaggaggaagttgaggccctgaaaggggaagggacttatctaaggtcatcCAGTTGTTAGGTAACAGAACTATGGTCTATAAGCCAGGGCTCTTGACTCTAAATTCTAGGGTTCTTTCACCCAGCAGGGACAAGGCTGAACTTCTTCTATCTCGACCCCCAGGcacctcccccactccctccctcccccttgaaCCCATGAGCCTCCTTGGTCCTGACGTGCATGCACCCACCTCCAAAAGGCAGCATAGATGGCAAGAAGGGTGAGCAGGGCCATGCAGGAGACAGCGCAGCCGATCATGAGGGGCACAGAGGGGGTGCCTGAGAGCTCCAGACTCTGAGCCAGAGAGAGGGGGTGTCAGGGAGCAGCAGAAGGGGCAACCTGGTCTCTAGCACTAACCACTCACTCCCCCCCGGGATTCTCCACCCACCACAGCGTCAGATGGAACTGTCCATGCTGAGGACTCCAGTTGCGAGTCACAAGAATCATACAAAATATGGCAGAGCCGAGAGAGGCCTCAGAACATggtatgtcagagctgggagggcccttagaacacaggatgtcagagctaggaagggCCTCAGAACtcgggatgtcagagctgggaggagcctgtgaacatgggatgtcagagcGGGAAGGGGTCTTggaacatgggatgtcagagttgggagagcccttagaacacagaatgtcagagctgggaggggcctgagaacacaatttgtcagagctgggaagggcctcaGAACTCGGgagggaggggccttagaacacagaatgtcagagctaagaaGACTCTTGGAACATGGGATGTTAGAGTTGTAAGGAGACAAAATATAGGATGTAAAAAGGGGGGGGACCTAGAACACAGTATTTCAGCAGAGAAGGGCCTTAACTATCACCCAGTCTggccctcttgttttacagatcgGGAAACTGAGCCTCGGaatggggaagtgacttgcccgaggtcattGGCAGAGGCACCTCCATGGACACCTCAGGAAGAGCAGcccaggggcaggggcaggggataCTTGTGCCAATGGTCACCTCGTGACTACATCCATGCTCACACGTACGTGGATACAAAACTGGAATGGCTTTATCAgtcacacacgtgcacacacccCCTCACCAGGTCCTTGGGCAGCTGCGCGAGAACAGCGAAGGTAGACAGCTGTTGGCACTGGCATCGAGTATGGGCAGGCTGGGTCTCCAAGGTCTGGCAGCTCTCTGTGTCCCACTCCCCAGAGCTGGCATCCCTACAGATGGGGAGGCATCCTTGTCACAGGAGGAGAGGAGACCAGAGGAGGGTGAGGGATACCTGCCCATCCCTCCTGCCCCCGGTCATTGGTGCCAAGAAGACAAGGGCTGGTCTGAATGGCTTGAATCAGAAGATGGGGTGACCCCCCCTGATGACCAGTACACAAGGCACAGGATCACCTAGTGCCCAGGGACAGGCTGGCAGGAAGAGTAAAACGGTGCGGGTGAATCAAGTTTACTTGGCAAAAGGTTGATGGCCTAGCTGGGCATTGCCCTCAGAGATGAAGATGCACCTGGCCCACTGCCCCTAAACAACTATGCCACAACCCAGGCTGAGTCTCCATTGCCACCTGGCCCAGGTCCTTTCCAAGGCACCCATGTACTCACGCTCTAGAATAATCCCACGTGGCACAGTGGGGATCTGAGGTACCCTGTGGAACAGAACATACGATGGGGTGATGGGGAGTCATGCCTGGTCCCCAGGCCCATCTCCTTGTTCCCTGGTCAACCCTGGGGAAATGTGAGAGCAGAGGACCAAAAATATGGAAGATGCGGGATGCTGATGCAGAGAAAGGAGGTGCCTATTGAGGAGAGATTGATTCCAAAGTgggcggggcggggggtgggggagtgctGCAGCAAGGAAGACTGAGGTCAGACAACAGGGAGGGAAGCAAGGGGTTCCACCCTCCCACTCCCATCTGGGGTCCGGGATCCCCCAAGCTCACTCACATTGATGACATGGGACAGCTCCACAGTAATGAGGGGTTCTGTTGGCTTGGTGGGCGGCCGAACAGTGACTGTCAGGACCCTGGAGCTGACTGCCAGAGGGGGCCTGtagacagagggggagggggttggggcgtGGCCCGGCAGGTCCCCCTCAGCTGCCTCCTCCACACAGAGGCGTTTGCAGTGCCCAGCCCTCTCTAACTTGGCCCTTACCTGGGTGCCGGCAAGATGAGGCCCAGAGTCCGGTACAGCACAGCGCCAATCACAAAATAGGACGATTCATCTGTTTCTGTGGGGAGAGGGAGCCTCTGGGTAGAGGGGATCGGGGGcgcagaaggaagaggaaggggcgCAGAGCCAAGGCCCGGAGCAAGGCAGGCCTTACCAGAAGATGGGAGGCTCAGCACCTCCTTGGGCAAGAAGAGCCGGTCCTCTGAGTGCCGGGCCCAGTCCTTCATGCCCCGGCGGCCACGCATGGGGAAGGTGATGTCACTGGAGACGGCAGAAACCGGCTCCCTCTGGATGCTGATCACTGCAAggggggacagggacagggaggcCAGGAGGCAGGCATACAGAGACACAccgacagagacaaagagagacaaagacatgCAGGGAGAGACCAGAGACGCAGAGATGATGAAAGAGCCTCAGTCAGAGATGTAGACACACAGAAACCGTCGGACGGGGAGAGACGAGGAAAGATGCAGGGGAAGTGAGAAGCAAGGAGGGAAATTAATTAGCCTGGTCATCGCCCCGTTTAGCCCTCACCTCTGTTCTGGTCCCATCCCTCCCAGCCACCCAAGGAAGAGCCAGTGCGGCCTGTCCCTTACCCAGGTTGTCGGTGACGATGAGGGAACTCTGAAAAGCCTTGAGCGCGTCGCCCACCAGATGGATGAAATCCTCCACCACCCGCAGCAGGTGGACAGAGCCCGGTGACACCTGCATACAGGCCACAGGCAGCACGAGGGTCCTTCCTGATCCCACCACCCCAGGTTCCCTGCTCCACAGGTTGGGACTGCCCCCATCCTCCCTGGCAGtgcccactccctccctccctctcccctctccgcCCCTGACAATGGCCCAGGTCTCCTTACCTGTTGGGCATCATCCCATTTCTCCTTGTTCTCTGCATCCACCATGTAGCTGACAACCTGAAAGAAGCgctgttgggggagggagagggtctCAGGGAGTGCCAGGGCACCACGAGCCAAGGCTGTCACCAGGCCTCTCGCCGTGTCCCGGAGCTGTCCCTGCCCCCCAGCCCCAGACCCGGAGCTCCCAAATGGCAGAAGGTGGAGGTCACACACCTTCCTCCTCTGCCCACCACGTCCCCAGGACAGGCCGCTGCCTAGGACAGCTCTCAGGGCACAGAAAGAAGAACTCTAAGCCTGGCCCACCCCAGGTACTAGCCGTGTGGCTCCAGCTTGTGCCCTCACCCACACCAGGCCCAGGCTTCCCAATCCATACAACGAGGGGGCCAGGCCAGATGACCCCTCCCAACCCGGAGCATCAGAGACCGCTCAGCGCTAGGCACCCAGCCCTGCCACCTGGACGTCATCCGCCGAGGGCACGTAGGTGGCCCTCTTGAAGGTGTCAGTGACGTTCCTCAGGATATCCACAGAGAAGAGCAAGTCCCCACTGTAGTAGGTGCGCCGGGCCAGAAGCTCCAACAGGCTTCGGACCACCTGAGACATGCCCTCGCCAGCCAGCATCCGCTGGCCCTTGGCCAAGTGTTCCCGCAACTGTGGGGAAAGAGGGATATGGGGCGGGGCCAAAATTAGCTCTAGCCTCTCACCTTGGACCAACCCAGGCCCCACCCAACTCAGCCACAGCCATAAATATGCCACTTGGGGGAGAGATAGgggccaagagagagagaatcaaacgCATGTAGAGAGACAATATTGGGAAAAACAGAAATACCCAGAGAAAGGTAGTGAGAGAGAAAGTGAGGGGCACCAGAGACACAAGAAATGACAGAGATACCTAGAGAAagagacttaagaaaaatgcagagATAGCTaaagagaggcagggagagagaccATAAGGAAGCAAtgagttgggggcggggggagatggaggggaggggatggggaagagagtggaggaaaggggaggggagaagcatAAATAGGGAAATGTGGAGAATGTCAGAGACCCAGAAAGGCAAGAGGTGGATACCTGGTGAGAGACAGGCAGGGATACCTagagagggaaagacaggaagagacagagacacccaAGAGGTGCAGGTGGGGGGGAGGACAGAAGGGCAGACCCAGACATAGATACACAGACACAGGGGTAGAAACACGCACACCTCCATGAAAATATCGATAGGGGGGTCAGGGTCCCTGATAAGCTCTGCCTGCCCACATACTCCTGTGTATCACAGCctgaggttggggagggggatcTTGGGCTGCACCCACCGAAAGGTGCAGGTATCGGTATTCATGTGAGATGCACCGGGCGAAGCTAGGCAGGCCCCAGTAGGCAACCCCCTGAGCACTGAGCAGACAGCGGCGGCTGGCAGATCCTAGAAAAGAGAACACCCACGTGAAGGAGGATGCAGAGCATCGGCCTGCAGGAGAAGGGCATGGGTGATGGCGGCTGCCTACCTGTGGCATTGGGCGGGCACTTGTTGTAGATGACTTCCCCCGCTGCTGTCTTCTTCCAGGTCATCAGCATGACATACTCATCCCTGCACATCTCATGGAGTGCTATGGTGGGGAGCAGCTCAGCCTGAGCCTGATGCCTGGCTGACCCCTGCCAGCTGTCTCCTGCTGTCCCTCCAGGGGACCTCAAGGGTGGGAGGAACCTCGGAGGGCACCCAGCCCCTGGGCACCAGGAGATCTGAGGagtgccctcccccccccccaccaaggcaGCACAATCTCCCTTTGAACGGCTGAGCCTTGGgacctttttcttcctccagagctgaACTCTCTCTCTGAAGCTGCGCTCCCAGGTCCGGGGCCACAAGCCAAGCCTCACCTGCTTGCCTATGCCATTCCTCTGCCTAAGCAACCCTGAGCATCCTCCATCCATCTCCCTCCCATCCAGTCCCTGCTCACAGCATGCCAGGACTGCAGCTCAGGAGGGTACCTGGACACTTCTTCTCGTTACATGTCTTCACCTCTTCGCCGCTGCCCTCACAGGGGTATCCCTGAACCCCCGTGCCCTGGCACATGCGGAACCGTCGCTGCCAGCCTGTGTCACACGTCTTGGAGCACAGGCTCCAGGGGTTCCACGGGCCCCACTTGCCATCAGCTGCTTGGAGAATGGTACCCATAAGGCATGGGgttgtgggggggtgggaaggaccAGCCATGTGGTCAGTCACAGCTTCCCACTCGGGACCACTTCCCTGCATGCCTGGGTCAACTCCTGCCACCAGCTCTTGCCTTCTAGCCCTTGGTTCCCCTGCCCGGGGTGACAGGGTGGTGGCAGTTCTGAGGATGGGGGAGTCTGCCTGGAGATGAAGGGATGCAGAGCTGGAAATCACCCCTCTtactttatggatgagggaacCAAAACCCAGAGACACcagacttgcccacagtcacacaagcagtaagtggcagagctgggatttgagccaCATTCCCGAACCCCCAGACCCACTGCCCTTTACCGTAACAGTAAGCATGAGTCACGGTCCCCCCCACGCCACACTGACTGGCCCTCACCTGGGCACTCCGGGTTGCTGCACTCTCGGGCATCAGCATGGGCACCCCGGCACTCGCCCCAGCCATGGGCTGTCACACTGCACCGGCGGCTACGCTGCTGGGTCCCATTGGCACAGGACACAGAGCAGCGGCTCCAGGGGCCCCATTCCAGCCACTGGCCTTCCACTGCCccagggagacagaaacagagaggaggcAGGATGGTGAGCTAAGGAAAAGGGGGTCAGCAGCAaagggcatgggggagggggaaggggggaggggcctTAGGGACCACCTAGTACCCCTCCCTCACTGTACAGGCAGGGAAATAGAGGCTCTTCGTGGGGACTCACACCCACATCCTCTAACTGCAAATCCACATTTGGGGTATTTCCTTTACACCACACTGGCTGGGTTCATGCATGGGGGTCACCTGCTCTCCTTGAATATGGTGTCCTGGCCCCGTAAGAGTGTGCCCACTCCAACCCCCTCCCCAGGAGCAAGCCAGGGAAGGCTGGGTGAGAATAAGAGAGGGAAAGCCTAGTGGGCAGCATCCTGTCCTCAGCCTCAGGCCAACATGGGAAACAGCACAGTACAGACTGAGAAGATTCTACCAGGTGAGAACAGGAGCGGTCAGAGAGGCTAGGTGGAGGCTCTAGGGGAGGGGTTTCCACAACATACCTCGGACCCCAAGCCTCCTAACAGAGAAACCTCCCTGACCCAAACCCAAGGCACCAAGTCTCCCCCAGACCACAGGGCCCAGATCCCTCTGCAAGAGGTACACCTCCTTGGAAACCCACTTTGGAGGGCACGGGGAAGAGGCAAAAGCAGGCCTGCAGCAGGCCCCAACTCCAGTCTGCTCCCCCTAGGGACTTAGACCTCTTAGTGAGAGATCTGAGCTGCTAAGTCCCCACCTAAGGCCTGCCACACTATTCCTCCGGCCCCCCTCATACATTTGTAATGAGGCCTCCACAGATAGGACTCAGGGATGGAAAGGACCATGGGGGCTTCTTGTACAACTCCCTTGGGTTACAGAACAGAACCTGAGGTCCAAAGAGGCCAAGCTGTCAGACTCCATACTCTCCAAAGTATGTTGTCCAGTGCGGGGCCGCCCCTTGGCCAAGGCCAGGGATCAGGGGCACCTTGGACTCCAAGGCTGACGGACTGCAGAGATGTCTACCATCAGACCACCACAAAGCCCTCACCATAAATCCAACGGCCCTCAGAGCGTGGAGTTAAGTGGTCTTTCCCCTCAGTTCTCTGGGGGTCCCATGGTAAAGCAGGCCCTGGGAAGGCCCCCTACCCAAGCCTCAGGAactccccttccaactctagcagCCGGGACACAGTTGGAAGTCCAGGACGGATCTCCCCATCGGACTCCTTCCCACTCCAATGGCCTTCCCCAGCAAACCCCAACCCCAGCCTAGCCCACATCCCAGGCTCCTTCCTACCCAAGAAACTCAGTAAGCAATCCTAGCGCCCTGGCAAAGGGAAGGTAAGGGATCAGccggatgggggtggggggaagggtggggaaggagagaggcagaagaggaggggagggcaggggaggggtggGCGCTACTGACCCGGACAGGCAGCCAGGTTGCAGAGTTTAGTCTGCAGCTCGGGACCTTCGCAGGTCTTCCCACCGTGCTGGGGGGGCACACAGCTCCGCGTCCGGCTCCGGGACCCCCGCCCGCAGGTGCGGGAACACAGGCTCCAGGGCCCCCACTCCTCCCACAGGCCAGGAACTGTAAGGAAGCACGCCACCCAAgtcacctctccccacccccacccccacttccagaCTTACCACAGCCCAGGGAAGACCAGGACCCCCGACCCCCGCCAGGATCCCAGGACGACCTCCTCCCACCAAGCCGAAGTCCACCCCCCACAATGCCACAGAGGGAAAGAACTTTACAAGAACATCTGGTCCAACTTCCCCCTTGCATATGGGGGAACTGcggtccagagaggggaagaaggcatCGGTTAAGAGCCACAACACATGAAGAGCAGAATCAAGCTTTAAGCCTGGGGCTTTTAAGCCAGAAGCAGggctctctccactacaccacaaAAGCCATGAGTCCTTGTCCAGATTCTGACACTGGAGGAGGGCGGGAGGCCAATGCCATCACCCAGTGCCCCTTAGGCAGGGctgaccccctccccaagacagcccCCTCCACTATCAGACAGGAGAAAGTAGATGGACAGATGCAACACAGAGGCAGAGGGGGCGGGCCTGAGGATTGTGGATTTAGAGCTTAGAAGTCTTCTACGctactcccctcattttacagaggaggaaactgaggccgagagaggtgaagttatttgcccaaggttacacaggcatCACGCCCTGTGCCAAGGTACCCACACTGCTGAGGACCCAAGATAGCAGGATCAGAAACACTCTCCCCCCATGGAGAGATGGGGCCAATCAATTCTGTGTGGGTTGGGAGTCTGGCATATGTGGAGGGTGTGACAGAGGTGCGGTCGAGGACAGGGGCCAAGCAGCCCTCCCAGCCCACCAAACACACACAAGGACAAGGACACGCATACACACAGGGCCATGCCTAGAGGCCCGAGGGCCCTGAGCAGGACCACCCTGTCCCCAGCCCTTTCCAGGGGCCCACTGCTCCCTCCTAGCACATGGCTGGCTGGGCCTGGTCTTAGGCTGTCCACAGCTGACCAGCTGGAACAGGAATTTTCTCCAGCCCTGGAgaatcctcccccaccccaaaccctgaAGACCAGAAAATAAAGTGTCTCCCTGCACAGAGAGCCAGAAACTGCCCCTACCAGTGTCTAGTCATCTGCTAAGTAAAGATGGGAAGGAGCTGGTGCAAGGTAACTCTCCCCACAAGGGGAAGGGACATCGAGCCTAGAGCTGGGCTATAGGGACGTCCCTGCTGCCCTCCCTGACCCTCAAAGCCTCCTTTGCTCCATCACAGGATTTGCAGCCGGAGGACACAGGCTTTTTTGTTTTACTGCAGAGAAAAAGAGGCCCAGGGAGGACCACTGGCCAGAAGCTGCCACACCAGCCAGCCGATAAGTGACAGGCTCAAAGCCAGGTCCTCCGATTTCTAATCCAGTTCCCTTTCCACACTATCACGCTTCCTCTAGACCTGGGAACATATGACAGTGCCTTTCCCCATCCTATCAcaggacacccccccccaaataagggGCCATCGGGTCTCCACTTAGGGACCCTGACCTGTAAACGAGAGAGGTCCTT
This window contains:
- the ADGRB2 gene encoding adhesion G protein-coupled receptor B2 isoform X10, which gives rise to MAQTGDPAAEEWSQWSVCSLTCGQGLQVRTRSCVSSPYGTLCSGPLRETRTCNNTDTCPVPGLWEEWGPWSLCSRTCGRGSRSRTRSCVPPQHGGKTCEGPELQTKLCNLAACPVEGQWLEWGPWSRCSVSCANGTQQRSRRCSVTAHGWGECRGAHADARECSNPECPADGKWGPWNPWSLCSKTCDTGWQRRFRMCQGTGVQGYPCEGSGEEVKTCNEKKCPALHEMCRDEYVMLMTWKKTAAGEVIYNKCPPNATGSASRRCLLSAQGVAYWGLPSFARCISHEYRYLHLSLREHLAKGQRMLAGEGMSQVVRSLLELLARRTYYSGDLLFSVDILRNVTDTFKRATYVPSADDVQRFFQVVSYMVDAENKEKWDDAQQVSPGSVHLLRVVEDFIHLVGDALKAFQSSLIVTDNLVISIQREPVSAVSSDITFPMRGRRGMKDWARHSEDRLFLPKEVLSLPSSETDESSYFVIGAVLYRTLGLILPAPRPPLAVSSRVLTVTVRPPTKPTEPLITVELSHVINGTSDPHCATWDYSRADASSGEWDTESCQTLETQPAHTRCQCQQLSTFAVLAQLPKDLSLELSGTPSVPLMIGCAVSCMALLTLLAIYAAFWRFIKSERSIILLNFCVSILASNVLILVGQSQILSKGVCTMTAAFLHFFFLSSFCWVLTEAWQSYLSVIGRIRTRLVRKRFLCLGWGLPALVVAVSVGFTRTKGYGTASYCWLSLEGGLLYAFVGPAAVIVLVNMLIGIIVFNKLMTRDGISDKSKKQRAAPQRLPCASLLLLPCSACGMVPSPLLSSVTARNAMASLWSSCVVLPLLALTWMSAVLAMTDRRSILFQVLFAVFNSVQGFVIIAVHCFLRREVQDVVKCQIGVCKSQENENSPGSCKNGQIQVMTDFEKDVDLACQTVLFKEVNTCNPSTITATLSRLSLDEDEDSKPCLMGTESGLNFSPLPGNILMPMPVPSPGVGEPPHPHDTNPVYMCGESSLHQLDYTWLRSGDPGSEGEYTVLPRRTLSLQPGGREEAKRARPEGTPRRGGKGLSQTEAYPSFLSVDHVGLGLGPAYGTLQNPYGVPFQPPPPAPSAARQGPTPEPGERSRTMPRTVPGSTMKLGSLERKKLRYSDLDFEKVMHTRKRHSELYHELNQKFHTFDRYRGPTSGKREKRWSVSSGGAERSVSTEKISAGERPPSQQQQQPQQPQQQPQRHQSWSTFKAMTLGSLPPKPRERMGLHRTPRWESAGLGLDASDGDFQTEV